The region GCGGTGTGGTAGCAAGAACGGATCACAGAAAACTTATCGGCAATTTTCGCATGACCGGGAAGGATTTCAGAAAGCTGGAAATCGCCCTTCGTCGAAATCGCTTTAAATGGCCCTCGCACTTCTGACGGCGCTTCGGGTTTCATGTCAAAGGTGTCGAGCTGACTTGGCGCACCGAGATTGAAAATCATGATGCAGGAGCGTTTGTCTTTTTTGGGGTCGACGACACCACGTTCGGCTGCGGCTAAAAACTGTGGCAGCCCAAGACCAAAGGCACCTAAAGTTCCGACTTGCAAAAAATCGCGACGACGAACGCCATTGCAAGTCTGAGATGATCCGCGACCGGTCAGATTTAACATCGTGACAATCCGCCTGAAAGCAGCGTTGATGATGGGGGAGGAGGGAGAGGATGCGAGGTGGCCGAAATCGATCAATGGCTTCTCGCCGGGGGGACTTCATTGTATTAGATTTGCGACGATGATGCGCAACTTCACACTTTGCCTTGAGGCGATACGCGTTGGACCCGACCGAATTTAACCGTCAAGCCTGGGACAATATTGCCCGCAGCCGTCATCGCTGGTTCACGCCGGCTCCTGCCGAGCAGGTTTCGGAGGCTCGGCGCGGAGATTTTTCGATTCGACTGACCGCGTGCAAGGTGATTCCGCACGATTGGATTGGTGACGTCCGAGGACAACGTATTCTGGCATTGGCAGCCGGTGGAGGACATCAGGGTCCGATCCTGGCTGCCGCCGGTGCTCGCGTGACGGTCGTCGATATCAGTGAAGGACAGCTAGAAATCGATCGCCGAATGGCCAAGGAACACGATCTGGACTTGGCGACCGTTCAGGCTGACATGGCGGATCTGAGCGAGATTCCTGATGGGGAATTCGACATGATCATCAATCCCTGTTCTGTTAACTTCGCACCCGATGTTCGCCCGGTTTGGCAGGAAGCCGCTCGCGTGCTCCGGGGTGGAGGCGTGCTGATAGCTGGTGTCATCCAGCCGGTTAACTATCTGTTTGACGAATCGGCGCGTGATGACCGAAAGCTAAAGGTCCGCTTTAAGATCCCCTACTCGGATCTGCATCTGCCGGATGAGGAACGAGAACGCACGATCGGTGCAGAACGTCCGATCGATTTCGGCCACAGCCTAACGGACTTGATTGGCGGACAACTTGATGCCGGTTTTCATCTCACAGCTATAATGGAAGATACTTGGGGAGGTGACGACATTCTTTCGGAACACACCGCGACTTTTTTGGCTACGCGAGCGATTCGTTCGCCTCTCTCATAGTAGTACTGCTAGTCAGACGCTTAGCGGCGATGCCGATTGTCACCAACCCGTCCACCATACCCCCTGCAAAACGTCATGTCGCGAATCCTCAATTCGATTGTCTTGCTCGTCGGGCTCGGTATGGTTGCTTCTGCGGTCGACCCTTACCAATTGGCTCGTGACCGCTTGGTCGAACAGCGTGTCGCGGCATCCGGTGTGACTGATACGCGAGTTTTGGATGCGATCCGTGAAACGCCTCGGCATGAATTTGTTCCGAAAAGCCAACTGCCGCGCGCATACTTTGATATGGCGCTTCCGATTGGGCATTCGCAGACGATCAGCAGTCCGTTTATCGTTGCTTCTATGACCGAAGCGCTCGCCCCGGAACCGACGGACAAGGTATTAGAGATCGGCACCGGAAGCGGTTACCAAGCCGCCGTTCTCAGTTTGCTCGTCGAACATGTGTACTCAATTGAGATCGTGCGTGAACTTGGGGAGCGGGCGGCGGATACGTTGGCGCGTTTGGACTATGGAAACGTTTCGACTCGCGTCGGCGACGGTTTCCTCGGTTGGCCTGACGCTGCACCGTTTGACAAAATCATTGTGACTTGCAGCCCCGAATCGGTTCCACAACCCTTGATCGATCAATTGCGTGAAGGCGGTGTGATGGTGATCCCGGTCGGCGAACGCTATCAGCAGACGCTGTACCGCATGGTGAAGAAGGATGGCAAACTGGAACGCGAAGCACTGCGTCCAACGTTATTCGTTCCCATGACGGGTGAAGCCGAGGACGGTCGTAAAGTAAAACCAGATGCGGCAAATCCCGTCGCGATCAATGGTGACTTTGAAGCGATCCCCGAAGGCGACAAAGCTGACGCGGACGACTATGTGCCGGGTTGGTATTACGGTCGCCAAGTCAACTTGGTCAAAGGCCACGAAAGTGATCAAGCACCTTCGGGCGAAAGGTTCGTTCGCTTTGACAACGAAACACCAGGCCTAAGCTCTCACCTGCTGCAGGGGATCGCCATCGATGGAAAAGAGGTCTCACAAATCCGATTGAGCGGTTCGGTGCGTACCGAGGATGTCGAGAAGGGGCCGACAAGTGATGGGATGCCTGCGATCGCAATCAGTTTCTACGATGAGATCCGCCGAGATCTAGGCACTTTTGTGCTGGGCCCGTTCCGTGGGACTCGCGGTTGGCGCTCACATAGCCGACTGATTCGAGTCCCGATTCAAACACATGAAGCGATCCTGCGAATCGGGCTGTTCGGAGCGACCGGTGTTGCCGATTTTGACAATGTCAAACTGGAGAAGTTTGACCGCTAGGAAAGATCGCTAAACCGTGGTCAAGCCTGAAAGAGAGTCGAGTGATGTGACGGCCAGTTCATGTGATGGCTTGATGATTTGGAAATCCAATCAGCTGCAAAGCCACATCATCACCGCTTGCCATTCGACCCATTGTGCTAGTTCGCAGGATTTGATCTGGTCAGCGTTGCCGCTGCGGGCGGCCAGTTCGCAGCTGTCGACAAATTCGAACGGATCAAGATAAACGCCGTCGGAATGCTGCGAGATCACTTCAAGAGCCGGATGTTGTCCGATTTTGCGGAACCAGTACTTGCTGTTTCCGAAGTCCCCTTCGCGTCGGTGCATGATTCCGTGCAGAAAGCTGCCGTCGCGACTGGGAAGGTCTTGGCTGATCGAATGGCTGCGGTGGATATCACCGGCAACCAACCAAAGTGCGCTCAGGCACTCCATCTGACGCGATGCCGAGACATCCACCAAGTGGTCGCCCACACCGCCAGAAAGGAGGGGCAGCATCGGTTTGTGAATTGAACCTTCGCCAAGTGAAGGCGTGGGGGCCGATTCGATCGCCGACGCGAGCTCCACCGAAAGGAAATCACGGAGTAAATGGGCAAATTCGGAAAACGCAGGCATCAAACACGACTCTTGTGAAGATATTGTCAGATCGTCAGGACCGGTTTTTGTCCAGAACGTAGGGTTGTTCCAAATGCATCGCAGACTACCGAGATCGATCCCCGCTTGCTAGACTACGGGGCCAATCTTGTGGTTTGTAGTTCGGCGGACGCTGCGGTGCAGCCCAATCCGGCCTTCAATCGCATCTGTCGACGCCGATTTGCGATGGCAGGCGAAGCGCGATCACAAATTGTCGTTCCAGATCAGTCACCTTCACGATGCGAGTCCCCCTCGCGGTCCTCTTCCACATCAATTTTCATCTCATTGATGAGCAACGAATCCCAACCGGGTGTCCAATCGACCGAGACACCTGAAGCTGCTAGCGAACAAGTTGGCTCTGCTACCGAATCCGCCACGCAAGCTGGTGCTGCCAGCAGCCCCGAGTCGGCGTCTGCTGATTCGAATCCTTCTGCTGCCGCAAAGGCACCGAAGCCAACCGGCGCCGGACCGCTCGCTTCACGTGGACTTGGTGTTGCTAAACCAGCTTCGCCATCGGTTTCGACCGAGCAGTTGGAAAAGGCAGAAGCCGCAGGAAAGAAGGACGGTAAGAAAAAGAAGAAGGCCCCACGCCCACGATTGCATGGCGAAAAGGAAGGCCAAGCCAAACCAGCAGCAGCTGCTGCTGGCAGCAAGCCATCGCGAGTCGCCGTTCCATCGGTACGGGGCGAGCTTTCCGATGACCTGTTGGCAGAGTTTGAAGCCGAACTGGGTTCCGCTGATGTCGACGCGATGCTCGGCGGCGATGCAGGAATGCCGAAACGCAAAGAGCCGCTTGCCGACGGAACTCGCGTCTCCGCTCAAGTTCTGAAAATTCACCAAGACAGCGTTTACCTGTCGCTCGGCGGACCTGACGAAGGCGTTGTGCCTTTCGAACAGTTCACCGAAGAGGAGCCTCAGGCCGGCGCTTCGATCGAAGTTCTCGTTCGCGGCTTCAACCGACAAGACGGCTTGTACATGTGCTCCCTGCCAGGTTCGACCGTTGCGGTCGCGGACTGGAGCGACTTGGAAGAAGGCGCGGTTGTCGAAGCCGTTGTCACCGGGCACAACACCGGTGGGTTGGAATGCAAGGTTGGCGGTGTTCGTGCCTTCATGCCGATCAGCCAAATCGCTGACTACCGTGTCGAAGACGCCAGTGAATTCGTCGACCAAAAATTCGTTTGTTTGGTGACCGAAGCCAACGAGCGACGCGGAAACCTCGTCCTGAGCCGACGGGCGATTCTGGAACGCGAACGCGAGCAAAAGCGAGCTGAGCAGTTGCAGAAGATCGAAGCCGGTGATGTCGTTGAAGGCGTCGTCCGAACGATCAAAGACTTTGGCGCTTTTGTCGATTTGGGAGCCCTGGAAGGCCTGATCCACATCAGCAAACTTAGCTGGGATCGCGTTAAACACCCAAGCGAAGTCGTCGAAGTTGGCCAAAAGGTCAGCGTTAAAATCGATTCGGTCAACAAGGAAACCGGCAAGCTAAGCCTTTCCTATCGTGACCTTCTCGAGAATCCCTGGGACGCCGCCGAAGCTGATTTTGCCGTCGGTTCGGTTCACAAAGGAACCGTCTCTCGCGTCGCGTCTTTTGGCTGCTTTGTTCGTCTCGGTGGTGGGATCGAAGGTTTGGTGCACGTCAGCGAATTGGCAAACCACCGTGTTTCCAAAGTTGACGCTTTCGTCAGTGAAGGCCAAGAAGTTGACGTCAAAGTTCTTTCGTTCGACCGAGCCGAACAGAAAATCGGTTTGTCGATGAAAGCGGCGAACAAGCCTGCCGAGGAAGACACAAAACCGAAGCAAGAAGAGATTGACGAGCCACAACGCGAAGTCGCTGTGAAACCACAGCACGCCGGCCCATTGAAAGGCGGCAACAACCGCGAAACCGGTGGCGAGCAATTCGGCTTGCGTTGGTAGTCATCAGCACGTCGAATTCGATTTGCATCCGCACCATCGCGATGGTGCTCTGCTCATTCACACCGCTTCCCTGAATCGAATTTGGGGAAGCGGTTTTTCTTTGAAGGCGTGGTGCTTGATACGCTGCTGCACAGTTTGAACGCTGCCGAACAGTGTGAACATTACCGAACAGGGATTGCCAGATTGTGCGCAGCGACCGTTCTCTAGCTTAGGCGATACTTTTCAATTCGACCAAAGTCGGGAAACGCGCCGTCTTTCTTGTGGTCTGGCTGGCCTTGTGTTCCCATGACGAGTAGCGACTGGCCTTCGTCGGTGAATTGCAGCGTTGTCACGCGATAACCGGTTTTCAAAGTTGTCAGCCGATTGCCGGTTTCCAGCGAGAACAAGGCAACATTCCAATCACCACCTCTCAGACGACCGCCCATCGCGAACATCGTCCCTTCGGGGTGAACCGCGAGAGCCTCCATCAAGCCCTCACCGTTTTCTCCGTCGTGAATTTGGTCGATCATCTTCGATTGATCACCTGACGACCACTCCCATTTTTGCCAAAGCTGCTTCCCATTGCCAGCCATCGGATCACGCATCGGCCCCATGCCCGCAAGCAACAGAGACTTGTCATCGGGGGTGAATCGCAGCGCAAAGATTCCGCCCAGGTAGCAGTGGCTTTTTATAATTCCCCAACTGGTGAAGTCAGCTGTCGAAATGGTTGAGATGCAATCGCCACTGTGTATGTCAAAGATGCGTACTTCACCCATCAAGTTGCCAGCGGCTACCAAGCGGCCATCGTTGCTGAATGCTACCGCTTGAACGGAAGGGACATGCGGTAGCCTGTGAACGACATCGCCAGTTTCGCAATCGCCAATGACGACGGACGGTTCAATTTCTTCGGCAGGCTCGTACTTGTATCCTCCGGCGATGTATTGCCCTGTGACCGAAGCATATCGATGGCGATCAGGCGAAATCGCAGCATCCCAGCTCCAGAATTGATGAAGCTTCTGGTGTCGGTTTTCTTCGCCAGAATCGAGTCGAAACCAACGTGCTTGGCCGTCATACCCTGTTGAGAATAGTTCGTTCGAAGATAGCCAAAATGCAGTCCTCGCATAGCTTTCGTGGGTGTAGTGCTTCTTGCGAACTCCCGATTGAAGATCCAGCGTATACACACCATCCATACAAGCCGCGGCAATCATTTCCCCGTCAGCGGAAAGTTCTCCGCCGAGAATTGCCATGGGCATCCGTTTGTCGTCTGTTCTTTCCAACTTGACATCCATTAGACGAGCACCTCTTTAATTGGGTGGGCATCCTCTTCGACGCGAAAAAATGTCGGCAGGCCAGGTAGGTCGTAGTCTTCGTGAGGATCAATGCCGAGCGCGGTAAAGATGGTGGCGAACAAGTTTCGATTATCGACCTTTCCATCGGTGACTTCGAATCCTTCAGCATCAGTAGCACCATGGACCACACCGCCTTTGATGCCGCCACCGGCCATCGCCAAGCTCCATGCTTTGGGATAGTGGTCGCGTCCGCGTGCGTCATTCAGCCAAGGTGTTCTGCCGAATTCACCCATGGCGATGACCAGCGTATCGTCTAGCATTCCACGCTGTTCCAAATCAGAAATCAATTGATACAGCACATTGTCGAGTTCTGGGACAAGCATCTGGTGCATTTCGTGCTGGAACACGTGGTTGTCCCAAGGCATCCCGTTGGCGACCATCACAAATGTCGATCCGTTTTCGATCAAGTGTCTGGCCTGCAAAGCATGCTGAGCGAATGCCCCTCCGCCATAGCGTTCCCGGTCTGATTGTGGAAGCGATTCCATATCAAACAGTGGCGCGCAGCTCATCAGCCCTTTAACTCGTTCAAAGGCCGCGTTGTGTGACGCCGCTGCGGCACTGCGGCGATCGTTTTCATATTTCTTGCTAAAGAATTTTCGTAGTGATTCACGATCCGAATGGTCTGCCTGACTGATCGAATCGAGCTGTTTGATGTTTGGGATGCCATAGTCCCCGCCGGCCCTGACCGGTCCGTATTGGGCTCCCAGCCACCCGGCCCAGTTGCCCGCTTTGAAAGCCTTGAATTCGTTGCCTTCGGGGCAAGGATCAAGCAAGACGAACTGCGGAACCGGACTGTCCAGTTGACCGAGCTGTTCCGCGATGACGGAGCCCAGGATTGGACGAGTAAACGGCGGACGAGGCATGTCGCCACGGGTGAGCGCGTCAATCCCTTGAAAGTGCTCGCTCGGCTTGGTGCTCATGCTTCGAATCACGGCAAGCTTGTCCATGATCGTTGCACACTTAGGCATCAATGAACTGATGTGGACGCCGGGAAGGTTTGTTGGAATGGCCGAAAAGGGGCCACCGGTCGCGGTGCCGGGTTTGGGGTCCCAGGTTTCGAATTGGCTGGGTGCACCGCAAAGCCAAAGCAGAATGCATTTTTTCCCATGCCGCTTCGTTTCCTCTGCCAACAGGGGAACGGAGAAAAGACCGTTGAAGCTGGCGACCGAAGCGGTGCTGGCTGCCATTGTGCCTTGTAGGAACAGGCGGCGGTGGATGGTGTGTTCATCACTACCGCATGAACTGCGACGCTTGGGCTGATTCATGTTCAAGCAAAAAGTGTTCTTGAGGACGAATGAACGCGTAAGTTTAAAACAGGTTCGAAATCACTAGGCTTTTGGGATGGCGACGATGTATTGCGTTCAATGATTGAATCGAAATTCGGCGCTGGTCAGAAGCGACCAAGCGACTTGCGAGATGCCCAATTGTCGCCGATCAGATCGTTGATTGAGGTAGTCCACGATCGCGTCAATTTCGGATGCTTCGGCTGGTCGTCCATAAATGGTTTTGATCAACAGTTCGGCTTGTTGATTCGGTTGCGCCAGCTGGGCAGCTTGCCAGACAAGATGATTCGGCGACGTACTTTGTTCGATGAACGCATTCAGCTTTTCGTTATTGCTGAAGTACAACGCGTCGGCCACTGTGATCTCAATCGCGTCGGGTAAAACGTCCAGGATCTGCTGTCGCAGTGCCTTAACCACATCAGCGTTGTTGTCAAAACCGCCTCGCATGACGAGCTGGATTGATCTGGCCAATTGCTCGGCGGTCAGAGGCCGTTCGATATACCAAGCGAACACATCTGGCGAAACTGACTCGCTACTTTTGATCGAACTGAGTTGATAAGCATCAGAGAGAACGATGCTACGGACCAGACGGCGAATATCAAATTGATGAGTCGCAAAATCATCCGCGAGCCAGTCCAGCAGCCGAGGGTGACTTGGATCATGCATGCTGTCGATTTCGTCGTGTGGGTGGACGATGCCTCGCCCCATCAGAATGGCCCAAATTCGGTTGACCATCGCACGCGGGACCATGGGATGCCCGTCAAGCACTTGGTTGACGAATTTTGCACGTCTTGAAAATAAAGGTTCGCGAGGATCACCGTTTACATCTGCAGAGACATAAAGCGTGTCGGAGTCTTCTTGCTTTGATCCTGCTTCGGGACGAGCTTCTGAAATGGTTCTCGAATCAAAAAAGGTGAGCAGATTGGGTGAGCTGGAACCTTCTAGATTTGCAAAGTCTGAAAAGCCACCAATTGCCGATTCGGAGATTCGCGGTCCGTTATCCGTTTGCGAGTTTTTGCCACGGTTAAAGAAAGCAACCAAGCCCCAGTAGTGTGCCTGTTCGATTTCGGTCGCCATCATGTGATCGTGACATTGGGCGCATTCGATTCGCATACCGAAAAAGGCTGGCGCGACGGCTTCCGCGATCGCTTGGTAGTTGTCTTTACGCTCATACAAGAACCAAACCGATCCATCCTTGTTTGGGTCTTCCGGGCGGGCGAGAAGTATTTCGCGGGTGACTTCGTCCCACGGACGGTTTTCACGAAACACCGTTTCCAAATAACTTCGCCAGCCATGTCGAACACGTTGGTCATAGACGTGTTCGTCTTTACGTCCCATCAAAATCGCATCGAAGAGGTCGGCGAAATGTTGAGCGTAGTCCTCGCTTTGTAGCAACCGATCTACAAGTTGCTGACGCCGATTCGAGTCCTCGATCGCAAGAAATGCTTTCGCTTCTTCTGCGGTGGGGACTCGACCAGCCAAGTCCAGATAGATACGGCGAACGAACGTTTGATCGCTACACGGTTCGGCAGGTGAAACTTTGCTGGTTTCCCATTTCGATGAGATCTCAGCATTGATCTGTTTTGTCGGATCGGCAGCCTGGAGGCCAACAGATAGCCCCATAAGGGCAATGGCGAAAATCAAATTTCGCATGATTGAATTGACAATAGGCGGGAAACTTGGCGGGATGGAAGGCCAAGTATAACCGATTTCCTTATCGTCAACGAAGGTCGGAGGCGAGAGATCTATTGGCAGCCGCCTGCAGATCTATTCCGCGATGTAGATGGTTGACGGAAATGCTCAGGTGAGTGTTTTGCATCCAGTGAGCTGCCGCAAACGCATCCGGGATAGGTTCTGCTACTGCCCGGTCAAGCGTCCGAGCGAATCTGGGTCAACAGTGCTTGTACGCCGTCTGATAAGGCCGTGCTTTGGCGTTCGAGATCATCGGATGCGTCACGCAGTTTTTCTGTTGCGGCGTCCGTCTGTGTTGCAGCACCGGAAACACCGAGGATATTTTCGTTGACCGATTCGGTGCACTTCATTGCCTGTTCGACGTTGCTGGTGATCTCTTCGGTTGCGAGCTTTTGGTCATGAACTAAATGAGTGACAGACTCGCTGGTTTTGCTCAAATCTTCGATCGCTTCACCAAACCGACCGATCGATTTGGCCGCATCGTCTGCGTTGCTCTGAACCCGTTGGATTTCTTCCTTGACCTGTTGCGTTGCCAAACGAGTCCGCTCGGCAAGGCTTCGTACTTCGGCTGCAACGACCGCAAAGCCGGCGCCTGCGGTCCCGGATCGTGCCGCTTCGATGGCAGCGTTAAATGAAAGTAGATGAGTTTGTCTGGCGACGTCTTCGATCGTTTCAACAACTTTGTCGATACTGGCCGAGGATCGCCCCAGTTCCTTCATGACAGCCATTGCGTTGGCTACCTCTTCGACGACTCGCTTGACTCGGTCGGAGGTCTCTTGCATTTCGACGTCGATTTCGTCCATCGACTTCTGCATTTGTTCGGTCGCGCTGGTGACCTCACGAACGTTTTCGACCGACCGGTTAGCGGTTTCCAGCGCGTTCTTGGATCGATTCGATGTTTGCTTTGCGGTGGTCGATAGCTCTGTCGAAATGGAATGCAGTTCGTGGGTTGCTTCCAGCAAAGAATCGGTAATCCCTTTGACGGTGACTTCGAACGAATCCGCCATTTCAAGGCGAGCATTTTTGGCGTTGGTCAGCGCGTCAGATTTCGCCTTCATTTGTTCCGAAGCGACATTGATCAGTTCGGACGCATGGCGAAAGGTTCCGTTCATCCCGCCCAATAAAACTCGGCGAAAGTACTTTCCTTCGGCAGCATAGCCCAATGCGGCCTTTGCTTCGCGAATAAACGATTCGGTATAGTCCAGCAGCGAATTGATCCCGTGATGCACCGCGTACAGTTCATCGTCTTGGTCGGTCAATTCGTCAAAACCAAGGATGCGCACCTCGAGATTGCCTTGTGAGGCTTGGTTGCAAATGCGAGCGACTTCGGAAAAGAATTGATGCTTGCGTTGATCATCAATCGCCAGTTGCGAATCGTTATCGGCTGTTTCGACTGGATCATCGGTAGGTTTTTCAAGCGTTACTTGTGTCACTGGAAAGACCTTCGGTTAGAGAGAAAAAACGAATTCGTCGTACTGCATTCCTGCTTCGTCCAAATGCTTCAAAAGCATTTCGGTTGAGGCTTGCATTCCTTGTCGCCAGTCTGAGTGACTGTTTTCACATTCCAGCAATGCCTGATAGATCGGGACCACTTTGGCAACCTTAGCTGGGTCGGGTACACGTCGGCTGGAGTGATAGCTGATGATATTCCCAGAACTATCGAAGCTAGGTGTGACGTGGGCGAGTACCCAATAGTGGTCACCGTTTTTGCAAAGGTTCACCACGTAGGCAAAGATCTCGTTTCCTTCAGAGATAACGTCCCACAGCAATTTAAAGACACAACGAGGCATTTCGGGGTGTCGAATGATGTTGTGTGGGCGGCCGAGTAGTTCCGCTTCGCGATAACCTGAAACTCGTGTGAAAACATGATTGGCGTACGTAATGATGCCTTTCAAGTCCGTCTTGCTAACGATGATTTCGGACTCTGCAAACGTTCGTTCACGGCCGGTTGGACGAATGGTGGTTTGAATCAATGTCTTTACGATCACCTCAAAAGCAGACGCCTAGTGGTTGAATTCCAAATGCCGAAGCAGATTGGCGTCCTGCCGCTTTAAATTGCGTGCCATGACGGCACACGATGTCGCCTTCGCATCCAGTCAAGTGAACATGTACGCTGGCAAGTCAAAGCGGCAGACCGGGTTAAGCATTCGATAGGGTTAAGAATCAACCATGATGTTGTCGGCGCATGTCGGACTTACCCCCTTGCACAATTGGCAATCAGTGACGATTAATCATCTCAAATCGATGACGCGCTGTTTCGACATTTTTGCTCATGGTGGTGATGTCATCGCGATGGTAAATTCCGTGCACTTACGCACTCTATAACCAGGAATAATGCGACCCATGGCCGATACTTTTCGTCAACGTCTTTCAATGGGGCATCCAGCGATCAGTCGTGGGACGCGCGATCAATTGTTTCGGCCATCTTTGTTCGGACGCTGCTTGTTCAGTCTTAACGCAATGTTCATGTTGTTCTGTTTTGGCGGCAATGTGGTCGCTCACGAGGGACACGCCGACCATCACCACGTGGAACCACCGAAACCTGCAGATGTTTATCTGCCTACCGCCATTCCAGATCGCGTCATTCTGACCTGGAATGGTGATCCTTCATCGACACAGGCCGTTACCTGGCGGACATCGAAGGGGGTAGCACAGTCGGTCGGCGAAATCGCGCTCGCATCGGCGGACCCAAAATTCACCACTCAGGCAGAACAGGTCCACGGAACGAAACAGACATTGCAATCGGATCTCAGTGAGGCCAATTATCACAGCGTTGTGTTTACGGGGCTGACTCCAGATACCAAGTACGCCTATCGCGTTGGCGATGGGGAAACCTGGAGCGAATGGTTCCACTTCCGGACAGCAAGTGAAGGATCGAAACCGTTCTCGTTCATCTACTTTGGCGATGCTCAGAATGATTTGCGTTCGATGTGGTCGCGTGTCATTCGTGAAGCCCACTCAGATGCTCCGAAGTCAGCATTCTTCTTACACGCTGGTGATTTGGTCAATCGCGCAGAATCGGATGCCGAATGGGGTGAATGGTTTTTCGCGGGAGGCTTCCTAAACGGAATGATTCCGAGCATCCCGGTCCCTGGCAATCATGAACAAGCGAAAGTCGATGATCAGAAAAGGTTGTCACACCATTGGCGCCCGACCTTCGAATTGCCAACCAATGGTCCTAGTGGGTTGGAAGAGTCTTGCTACACATTGATCTATCAGGGCGTTCGCTTCATCGGGCTCAACAGCAACACCATGCTTGAGGAGCAAGCGGAATGGCTTGATGGTGTTTTGTCTGAAAACGAGTGTCCCTGGGTGATTTGCACATTCCATCATCCGGTGTTCTCGACGGGGAAAGGTCGCGACAACGAGGCGCTACGCAAGCTGTGGAAACCTGTGTTGGACAAGCACAAAGTCGACTTGGTATTGCAAGGCCATGACCATACTTACGGTCGGACAGGCCTGGAAACGCCTTCAGAGTCAAACGTCTCTGCG is a window of Stieleria sp. JC731 DNA encoding:
- a CDS encoding class I SAM-dependent methyltransferase: MDPTEFNRQAWDNIARSRHRWFTPAPAEQVSEARRGDFSIRLTACKVIPHDWIGDVRGQRILALAAGGGHQGPILAAAGARVTVVDISEGQLEIDRRMAKEHDLDLATVQADMADLSEIPDGEFDMIINPCSVNFAPDVRPVWQEAARVLRGGGVLIAGVIQPVNYLFDESARDDRKLKVRFKIPYSDLHLPDEERERTIGAERPIDFGHSLTDLIGGQLDAGFHLTAIMEDTWGGDDILSEHTATFLATRAIRSPLS
- a CDS encoding DUF1501 domain-containing protein produces the protein MNQPKRRSSCGSDEHTIHRRLFLQGTMAASTASVASFNGLFSVPLLAEETKRHGKKCILLWLCGAPSQFETWDPKPGTATGGPFSAIPTNLPGVHISSLMPKCATIMDKLAVIRSMSTKPSEHFQGIDALTRGDMPRPPFTRPILGSVIAEQLGQLDSPVPQFVLLDPCPEGNEFKAFKAGNWAGWLGAQYGPVRAGGDYGIPNIKQLDSISQADHSDRESLRKFFSKKYENDRRSAAAASHNAAFERVKGLMSCAPLFDMESLPQSDRERYGGGAFAQHALQARHLIENGSTFVMVANGMPWDNHVFQHEMHQMLVPELDNVLYQLISDLEQRGMLDDTLVIAMGEFGRTPWLNDARGRDHYPKAWSLAMAGGGIKGGVVHGATDAEGFEVTDGKVDNRNLFATIFTALGIDPHEDYDLPGLPTFFRVEEDAHPIKEVLV
- a CDS encoding protein-L-isoaspartate(D-aspartate) O-methyltransferase; the protein is MSRILNSIVLLVGLGMVASAVDPYQLARDRLVEQRVAASGVTDTRVLDAIRETPRHEFVPKSQLPRAYFDMALPIGHSQTISSPFIVASMTEALAPEPTDKVLEIGTGSGYQAAVLSLLVEHVYSIEIVRELGERAADTLARLDYGNVSTRVGDGFLGWPDAAPFDKIIVTCSPESVPQPLIDQLREGGVMVIPVGERYQQTLYRMVKKDGKLEREALRPTLFVPMTGEAEDGRKVKPDAANPVAINGDFEAIPEGDKADADDYVPGWYYGRQVNLVKGHESDQAPSGERFVRFDNETPGLSSHLLQGIAIDGKEVSQIRLSGSVRTEDVEKGPTSDGMPAIAISFYDEIRRDLGTFVLGPFRGTRGWRSHSRLIRVPIQTHEAILRIGLFGATGVADFDNVKLEKFDR
- a CDS encoding 30S ribosomal protein S1, yielding MSNESQPGVQSTETPEAASEQVGSATESATQAGAASSPESASADSNPSAAAKAPKPTGAGPLASRGLGVAKPASPSVSTEQLEKAEAAGKKDGKKKKKAPRPRLHGEKEGQAKPAAAAAGSKPSRVAVPSVRGELSDDLLAEFEAELGSADVDAMLGGDAGMPKRKEPLADGTRVSAQVLKIHQDSVYLSLGGPDEGVVPFEQFTEEEPQAGASIEVLVRGFNRQDGLYMCSLPGSTVAVADWSDLEEGAVVEAVVTGHNTGGLECKVGGVRAFMPISQIADYRVEDASEFVDQKFVCLVTEANERRGNLVLSRRAILEREREQKRAEQLQKIEAGDVVEGVVRTIKDFGAFVDLGALEGLIHISKLSWDRVKHPSEVVEVGQKVSVKIDSVNKETGKLSLSYRDLLENPWDAAEADFAVGSVHKGTVSRVASFGCFVRLGGGIEGLVHVSELANHRVSKVDAFVSEGQEVDVKVLSFDRAEQKIGLSMKAANKPAEEDTKPKQEEIDEPQREVAVKPQHAGPLKGGNNRETGGEQFGLRW
- a CDS encoding WD40 repeat domain-containing protein, giving the protein MERTDDKRMPMAILGGELSADGEMIAAACMDGVYTLDLQSGVRKKHYTHESYARTAFWLSSNELFSTGYDGQARWFRLDSGEENRHQKLHQFWSWDAAISPDRHRYASVTGQYIAGGYKYEPAEEIEPSVVIGDCETGDVVHRLPHVPSVQAVAFSNDGRLVAAGNLMGEVRIFDIHSGDCISTISTADFTSWGIIKSHCYLGGIFALRFTPDDKSLLLAGMGPMRDPMAGNGKQLWQKWEWSSGDQSKMIDQIHDGENGEGLMEALAVHPEGTMFAMGGRLRGGDWNVALFSLETGNRLTTLKTGYRVTTLQFTDEGQSLLVMGTQGQPDHKKDGAFPDFGRIEKYRLS
- a CDS encoding DUF1549 domain-containing protein, with protein sequence MRNLIFAIALMGLSVGLQAADPTKQINAEISSKWETSKVSPAEPCSDQTFVRRIYLDLAGRVPTAEEAKAFLAIEDSNRRQQLVDRLLQSEDYAQHFADLFDAILMGRKDEHVYDQRVRHGWRSYLETVFRENRPWDEVTREILLARPEDPNKDGSVWFLYERKDNYQAIAEAVAPAFFGMRIECAQCHDHMMATEIEQAHYWGLVAFFNRGKNSQTDNGPRISESAIGGFSDFANLEGSSSPNLLTFFDSRTISEARPEAGSKQEDSDTLYVSADVNGDPREPLFSRRAKFVNQVLDGHPMVPRAMVNRIWAILMGRGIVHPHDEIDSMHDPSHPRLLDWLADDFATHQFDIRRLVRSIVLSDAYQLSSIKSSESVSPDVFAWYIERPLTAEQLARSIQLVMRGGFDNNADVVKALRQQILDVLPDAIEITVADALYFSNNEKLNAFIEQSTSPNHLVWQAAQLAQPNQQAELLIKTIYGRPAEASEIDAIVDYLNQRSDRRQLGISQVAWSLLTSAEFRFNH